From one Malus sylvestris chromosome 1, drMalSylv7.2, whole genome shotgun sequence genomic stretch:
- the LOC126632768 gene encoding sorbitol dehydrogenase-like, with protein sequence MGKGGQSCNGVVRDAKPVEQENMAAWLVDVNTIKILPFKLPAIGPNDVRIRIKAVGICGSDIHYLKTMKCGDFQVKDPMVIGHECAGIVDKVGSEVKHLVPGDRVAVEPGISCAHCQQCKGGRYNLCPDMKFFATPPVHGSLANQIVHPADLCFKLPENVSLEEGAMCEPLSVGVHACRRANVGPETTVLIVGAGPIGLVSVLAARAFGAPRIVIVDMDDRRLAMAKSLGADGTVKVSTKMEDLDDEVAKIKEAMGSEVDVTFDCVGFNKTMSTGLNATRPGGKVCLVGMGHGVMTVPLTPAAAREVDVVGVFRYKNTWPLCLEFLRSGKIDVKPLITHRFGFTEKEVEEAFATSARGGNAIKVMFTL encoded by the exons ATGGGTAAGGGAGGCCAATCCTGCAATGGCGTGGTTAGAGACGCCAAACCTGTTGAGCAGGAAAACATGGCTGCCTGGCTAGTTGATGTTAACACCATCAAGATCCTACCTTTCAAGCTCCCCGCTATTG GACCGAATGATGTTCGAATTCGGATTAAGGCTGTTGGCATTTGCGGAAGTGATATTCACTACCTCAAGACCATGAAATGTGGGGATTTTCAGGTTAAGGATCCGATGGTGATCGGACATGAGTGTGCTGGGATCGTAGACAAAGTTGGGAGCGAGGTGAAGCATCTGGTGCCTGGTGACCGTGTGGCTGTTGAGCCCGGCATCAGCTGCGCACATTGCCAGCAGTGCAAAGGCGGCCGCTACAATCTATGCCCTGACATGAAGTTTTTCGCCACCCCACCTGTTCATGGTTCATTGGCGAATCAGATTGTGCACCCCGCGGATCTGTGCTTTAAATTGCCGGAAAATGTGAGCTTGGAAGAAGGGGCAATGTGTGAGCCCTTGAGTGTTGGGGTTCACGCTTGTCGGCGAGCCAATGTTGGTCCCGAAACAACTGTTCTGATCGTCGGCGCAGGGCCGATCGGGCTGGTTTCCGTGCTGGCTGCTCGTGCTTTCGGAGCACCAAGAATTGTCATCGTAGATATGGATGACAGGCGTTTAGCCATGGCAAAGTCTCTCGGCGCCGATGGCACGGTCAAAGTTTCGACAAAAATGGAGGATTTAGATGACGAAGTTGCCAAGATTAAAGAAGCTATGGGATCCGAAGTTGATGTGACCTTCGACTGTGTTGGCTTCAACAAAACCATGTCTACGGGCCTCAATGCCACTCGTCCTGGCGGCAAAGTTTGCCTTGTCGGAATGGGACACGGGGTGATGACAGTCCCTCTCACTCCGGCTGCTGCCAGGGAGGTTGACGTGGTTGGAGTTTTTCGTTACAAGAACACATGGCCGCTTTGCCTTGAGTTTTTGAGAAGCGGGAAGATCGACGTGAAGCCGCTTATTACCCACCGGTTTGGTTTTACCGAGAAGGAGGTGGAAGAAGCTTTTGCAACCAGTGCTCGGGGGGGCAACGCCATTAAAGTCATGTTTACTCTATAG